A genomic stretch from Lathyrus oleraceus cultivar Zhongwan6 chromosome 2, CAAS_Psat_ZW6_1.0, whole genome shotgun sequence includes:
- the LOC127122446 gene encoding uncharacterized protein LOC127122446 — MEGYAYLFGVPVSDRVPFSGVEGILESRVVAEAIHLKKSDIDSNFTVKGCIKGLTLKFLLEKAFSFSNLRNLVPTLLSDTYFSIHHRTSKGGGTISPIFQENKGCLRWSQRLMYLTNDDITWYSSIYNDIETIDSYEEFSNVPLLGTHEGINYNMTLARCQIGFAMKGNPNNTLLEGFFYQEGKDTQGLKARIVHAWHNVQWKGKGELGLRNYVALEPYTSWVKKREKEFKTPYAYE; from the exons ATGGAGGGGTATGCTTATCTGTTTGGTGTACCAGTTTCtgatagagttccttttagtggggtGGAAGGAATTCTTGAATCTAGGGTTGTTGCCGAAGCcattcatctgaagaagtctgacATAGATTCCAATTTCACTGTCAAAGGATGTATCAAAGGGTTGACTTTAAAGTTTCTATTGGAAAAGGCCTTTTCTTTTTCCAAT CTTAGGAATCTGGTTCCAACTTTGCTCAGTGATacttatttctccattcatcataggacttcTAAAGGAGGTGGAACTATA TCTCCTATCTTCCAAGAAAACAAGGGTTGTTTGAGGTGGTCTCAAAGGCTCATGTATCTCACCAATGATGACATTACTTGGTACTCTTCTATTTACAACGACATCGAGACTATTGATAGTTATGaggagttctctaatgtgcctcttcttggtacacatGAAGGAATCAACTACAATATGACTTTGGCAAGATGTCAAATTGGGTTCGCTATGAAGGGAAAccctaataacactttgttagaaggtttctTTTACCAAGAAGGGAAGGACACTCAAGGTTTGAAAGCTAGGATagtgcatgcttggcataatgttcaATGGAAAGGAAAAGGTGAGCTTGGATTGAGGAATTAtgtagctttggagccttacactagttgggtgaagaagagagaaAAGGAATTCAAGACGCCATACGCTTATGAATGA